GACCGTGTTCGTTGAATGAATCAGTGACGGGTTGGAGTGGGAGCTTCGCCCATCTTCCCGGCTGCGGCCCACGTACCCATTTCGCGGGCCGCGACGGCCAGCCCGAAACGAGTCGCGAATCCGAGCATCAGCACAGTTAGACGCGAGCTGAGCCCGCCTCCGAGGACGTAGCCAATGCCGGCAGCAGCAGCCAGGGTTGCAACCGGGCGCTCGCGAACGGTGTCGGTCAGAAAGGTCTGCAACTCACTTCTGGCTTCCTGCACGTGTCCCACGAGCTTCTGCGCATCGCCCTGAAGCTGGCGTCCACGGTTGGCCAGCGATTCGCGCGACGCGTTTCCGGAGCGACGACGCTCATTCTGTTCATCGGATCCGTTGGTGACCTGGTTTCTGGTTTCAGACATTTCCACTACCTCCTCGAAAACATGCGCGCCACGACGAAGCCGAGACCCAGCGCGGACAGCACCGCGGTGACCGGGCGCTCCTCGACGAATTTCTGCAGCTGTTGCTCGATGTCCGTCGCCGTGGACTTGAAGATCTCGATATCGGTCTGAAGGGTCTGCGAGAGTTGCCGTAGAGGCCGACTTTCCGAGTTGCGTTCCGTATTCATCCTGTTCTCCTTGATGGCATGGGTATGGGCAGGTAAACGGACTCTTTGTCTCTCCTCATCCCGAGCCAGAGGCCGACGCAGAATGCGCCGGCGACCCAGGCGAACGGGCGGGAACGAATGTACTGCGCGATGTCGAGCTTCTGCTCGGTTGCTTCTGCGAGCTCGTGCATCGCCTCCAGAAGTTCTTCTTCGTCTTCCTCGATGCTGTGGAGCAGCTCTTCTTTCCGCTCCGATACGTCTCCGCCGTTCTCATTCGCCATGTTCCTGGTCTCCTGAGCTCCGCCGGATGTTCTGGACCCGATCGGTGTGTTCGTCTGCCACCTCGCCGCCGAGGGTCGGCAGGTTCTTTCTCAACGCCACAAAGACGACGACCGCAGCGATGCTCGCGTTGACTGCGGCGTACACCGCGAGGTGCATCGGCATGCCTCTGTGCGGCAGCAGATAGAGAACGGTGCCGGCCAGCCCTGCGAACCACGCCGCCAAGCCCACAATCACGCCGAACGTGATCAGCCCGGCTTTGGTGATCAGCGCGGAAATGAGCTCGTGGCTTTCGAGCGTAACGAGGTCGATTCGTTTGCTGATCACCCGCTGGGTTGCAGAAGCGAGCTTCTCGAGTGCGGCGGGGACTGACGGGGCCGGAACCGGCGACGGTTCGGGGATCGGGCGACGTTCCGGAACCTCGGCGATACGCGGGCCCCTCCTCTGTTCAGCGTGATTGGCCATCGTCATTCACCTCAGGGACGGACGTGCCGTCTCTCTTGCGTGTCAACCCGACATTGGTCGATGGCGCCGGTGCGATGCATTCGCTGCGAACGATCGCACCGGCGCCGGTTCGTCAGACAGTAATGTTCCTGCCGCCACGGCCACTCAGCAGAGCCACGGCCAGGAAGACCACCGCGAGCACGGCGAACAGCCAGCCGATCTGCGCCGACAGGCCGGCCACGCCGTTGAAACCGAGAACCGCGGCAATCAGAGCCACGACGAAGAAAACGATCGCGTAATGTAACATGGTGAACTCCTTGGACGGACCCTTCTGCGTCCGCCGCGTGGGCTAGTGCTTGAACGACCCGCGGTCGTCGAGCTCGCTCTCGAACTTGGCGATCTCGTCCTCGACCGCATCCTTGGCCATGCCGTACTTCTTCTGGAGCATGCCCGCGAGCCTGTCGCGTTTGCCGCCGATTGTGGTCAGCTCATCGTCGGTGAGCTTGCCCCAACGCTCCTTGACGCCGCCCATGAATTCCTTCCAGTTGCCTTCGACTTGATCCCAGTTCATTCCGTTTCTCCTTGTGGCTCCGTGAGCTTCGGGTAGCCACGGATCCGGTCTTCTCGTCGACATGACCTGACCACTTCCGCGCGCTGATCCCGTCACGAGTCACGCGCGGCTTTCTCTTCACTGCTGCAATCTCCGTCCGTGCAACGCACGACGTCGATCTATCTGAAATTACGATAAACGAGCCATCTGGTGCCGTGAAGACGTGTTCGCAATTCTCGGCGCCATCAGGGTCATCACCTGATAGAGGGAAACCTCCACGCGCGAAGAATTCGCGGCCGCTCACGCGCGCGCGTCAGACTCGAACGCGCCTTCTCCGAACCGCGTACGCTCATCGCACCACGCGAGCGCGCGGCACGATGAGCGCAGGAATGAGATCAGTGTCGCCCGTGGGCAGGGCCGAATTGACCGGACTGCGGCGAGCGCGGCCCGAAGTCTTGTGATGCAGACCCTCGTTCCGAATGTTGCATCGCCGGCTGCGACTGATGCTGCATTCGCGGTTCGACCTGCATCGATCGCGGCTCGCTCTGACGCATCATGCGCGGCTCGTTCTGATAACCACGCGGTTCGCTTTGACGCATCATGTGCGGCTCGCTCTGCGGCATCCGCGGTTGCTGCATGCGTTGCTGCGGTATCCGCTGCTGCTGCATGCGTTCCTGCTGGAAGCGCTGCTGCTGCATGCGCTCCTGCTGGAAGCGCTGAGGCTGCATGCGTTCCTGCTGTTGCATCCGTTCCTGCTGGAAGTGCTGCTGCATGCGCTGCTGCTGGGGCGCAGACTCCCGCTCCGGACGGCGCGCCGGAATTTCCCTCTGCGCGGGCTGCCGTTCCGAGCGTTCGATGCGAGCCGGGCTTGACCGATCCGACTCTACGCTGCGTCCTCGCGATGCCGGCTCGCGACGATTGAGATTGTCGTCACGCCGCATCGGCGCGGCACCGTGCGTGCGTTCGGACGGCTGCATGACTTCTTCCTCACGGTCGACTCCGCGCCCGCGCGGAGCTCGATCGTCACCGCCGGCAGCTCGGCCGCCGCGCGGAGTTACCTCGAGGCCAGTCGTTGCGTCACCGCGTCCGCGCGGTGCCACGCGCTCCTGGCCCGGCGCAGTGTCGCCGCGTCCGCGCGTCTCTTCCTGCTCGCCGGTCGGCCACAGCCGCTGCTCGTTTCGGTCACGGCCCGTTGCCTGGCCGCGCGACGTTCCAACGGTCGGCGTGCCGGCGTTCCCGAAGCCGCGGCGGTTGTCTTCCCGCTCGATCAGCTCGGGCGCGCCGCCGCGCTCGTTGTCCTTTTCTCGCGGACCACGCTGCGCAGTGACCGCCGCCTTCTCGCGCGCGGGTACGCGATCGAGACGCGCCTTTTCCTGTCTGATCGTGTCTGCCTGCCGCACCTCACGAGGAGCCTTCGCAATTCCCAGTCTGTCGGGTGTCTTGTCGCTGCGTTCTTCGATGCGGGGTCGGAAAACCTCGAAACGGTCGCCCTTGAGCGCGCCGCGCGTCGGACGATCGGCATTCTCGAGTCGCACCTGTCTGACTGGATGCGCAGCGACACGCTCGATGGTGCTGCGGTCGATGCTGTGTCCGATACGATCCGGACTGTCGCCGTCCCATCGCGTGACGTCGCGTGACCTCTCGTAGACGCGGTCACGCTCCGCGCGATCTCTCAGCATCACACGCGAGATGCGCGGCGAGGTGAAGTCGCGATCGCGACAGAACACCCAGCGGTCCCAGTCACGTCCACGATGGCGATGGCCCCAGTCGTCATCGTATCCCCAGTGATCCCACCGGTACTCTGGATAGATATCGAAATAGACCGGCCAAAGTGGTGCCCATCCGACGTATCCACTCTCTATGCGCCAGTCGACCCACGCCGGCGCCCATATGCGTCCCGGCACCCAGGTCCAGCCGTAGATCGGATCGAAATACCATCTTCCATAATGATAGGTCGCCCAGCCCCACGGCTCGTACGAAGCCCACGTCCAACCGACATCGTCCGCCCATACCCATTGCCCTTCGGTATACGGCCGCCAGTCGACGGCAACTCTCAGCGGACGCCACACCCAGCCGAAGTCGGCCTGGAAGTACCATTCTCCGTAGGGCGCGAGCTCCTCATAGAAGTACGAATCGTCGACGATCTGAGCGACAGCGTCGCGCGGCATCGCGAGATCGACGATCAGTGCTCCAGAGCTGCAACCAAGAAAGATCGCCAGCAGCACGCTGCGGGTGATCGCGGGGCTTTGAAACGAAATCCCGATGGCATTCATCACATGACTCCAGCGGGGCCAATAGCCCACGTTAAATCCGGTCCGCCGCTATCCCGGACGAGTACACGTCATCGTGCGATTCACGTGTCGAGTTTAAGCACGAAGTCCATGCGCGAAAAGATCTCCTCACTCAGACGTCACGCACATGGAAAAACATTCGATGCGCATTCACCCGAACGCGTTCACCCGTAAGCGGACTTTAACGCGCCGCTTACCTTGCAGGCTTGGATGCTCAATGTATCGTTGACGTTGTCCCGATTGTTTGTCCGGGGCCCAGCTCAGAAGGAGATACTCAAATGAAAATGCAACGCATCGTTACCACCATGACACTCGGCCTGGCGCTCGGCTTGTTGGCGAACGCCTCGGTCAGCTATGCAGACATGGAAAGCACGACGACCACGAAGAGCACGACGTATTCCGGCGTCGTCTCGCAGGTAGACCCGTCGTCTTCCACGATCATTCTCAAGTCGGAGAGCTCGCCTTCTCCGGTGACATACACGTACTCGAAAGAGACGACGTTCGTGGATTCCACCGGACGCCCGGTCTCTGCGGACGTGATCATGAATTCGCCGGTGACGGTGGAGTACTCCACGGAAGGCGGCCGCACGATCGTTCGCCGCGTCGTTCAGACCGGCCCTGCGCGCACGACCACGAAGACCACGCACACCGAGACGGAAACCCGCTGATCCGTCTGGCGGAGTTCCACTGGGCTCGGGGCAGTGCCTGACGGGCACTGCCCCGAGCCCATGAAGGAGAGCATCATGAAAAAGCTTATCAGCGTTTTTGGACTGCTCGCGCTGGTCGTCGCTGTCGCCGGTTGTGGTGAGCATCGCCGTGTGACGACAACGAGCAAGGAAACGATCGAAACGGCACCGATGGACCCGGTTGTCACCGAAAGCCGCACCACGCACACCGAGACTCACACCAGCCACTGACCAACTGGCGATCGGTCGCGACCCGCGCGCGACCGATCCGGCGACAGCCATCCCTTTCAGAACGCAGGTCGATCCGATCGAATGACGCAGCGACGGCAGCGGGCCAATGCCCCGCTGGCCGTCGCGACTTCGGTCGCATTCGCCGGAATCACGCCCGGCGCGTGGAGAACACGAAAGCCATCGCGTAGAGAACCAGCGCGAATACGTAAAGGCTGCGGAAGCCGAAATACATCGAGTTGTATTCGAGAAACCCGCCGACCATCGCGCCGAAGAGGTTCGACGACAGCGCGCTCGATACATCCCCTTCCCTCGCGACTTCGCTCGAGAACGCAAAGCCCGAAAAGAACATCGGCAGCGTCAGCACGGCGACCATGACGATGCGTGACAGGACGGGCGGCATGCCTGAGAGAACCTCGCCGGATATCGCCAGCCCGAGAAGCAGAGACGCCGCCAGAAGGCCGTACGCAATCGGATCCGGCATCCGGCCACGCCGAAGGATGATGCGGTTGGCCAGGTACGCCATGGTGAGGATGCCGGCGATCACCACGCTGATGACCTGCCACGTATTGCCGAGCGTCAGGCCAAGCTCGGTGATGCTCTTGGTCTCGACCAGCATGAACCCGGCTCCGAGAAAGAACGCCACCGGCTCGAATCGCGAGGTTCCCGCGGGCAGAAGCTCGCGAATCATGACCACCGAGACAAGCAGCAGCAGCGCGATCACGACGACGTACGTCAGAGGGTAAGTTCGCCTCGCCATGTAAAGGAAAGGCCAGTCGTCGGTGGAGACGGCAACGGGGGCGGATATGGCCTTGACCGTCGCGGTGATGTTCTTGAGCGGAATGCCTGTCGGCAGCATCATCCCTTCGCCGATCACGAAGCTGGTTCCGAAATCGTAGCCGGTCTCGAAGACGACCGGCTCCAGGCCGTCGAACGCCTGCGTGAGCATGTCGTACATTTTGCGACCCTGCTCCCAGTTCACGAGGCAGAACGTCATGACCAGCAGCCCGCCGGGTTTGAGCCGTGCACGGGCCTCGCGGAACGCCTCGACGGTATAGACGAAGCTGTCCAGCCGCACGCTCGTCATTCCCGAAAGCTGTGCGTGCGAATCGAGCAGCCCGTAAACGACGAGGTCGTAGCGGTGGTCCGTCCGCCTGACGAACGAGCGCGCGTCCTCGACAACCGGGCTTACGCGTGGATCGTTGTACGGATCTTCCGGATGAAGCCGGCGCCCGACATCGAGAATCACCGGATCGATCTCGACCGCATCGACGTGACGTGCGTTTCGCCGCAGCGCCGCAGCCACGTCGTTGCCCGTGCCGCTACCGACGACCAGGACGTCGGCAGGATCCGGGCGCACGACATACGGAAGCTCGTAGTACGCGGCAGCAATTTTCTTCTTCGGATCGGACGTCTGGGCAGCGGCGCTCAGATCGACGATGTGCTGGAAGTACGAGTGATTGGCGAGAATCTGCACCGGCTGGTCGCGCCGGGTCTCGATCGCCAGCACCTGATACGGCGAGTACACGTACGAGAGGTCGACCGACAGCGGCATCGCGAGCATCCACGCCACGGCTGCGACGGAGGCGATCGTCGGAGCCACCGTCCATGCGCTGGCGCCGCGCGCCAGCACGACGCCGAGCCCAAGCGCCGCGACCAGGATCCACACGGCCGGAGGGCTCCACAGATAGCCGAGAAGCGTAAACGCGAGAATGCCGGCGAGGCTGCCGAGAAGGTTCGCGCTGTAGGCCACGAGTGGCAATTCGCGCCGCATCAGCCGCGCAGCGAGCTGGCCGAGTGGAAGACACGTGACGACGGTCAGCGTGAAGACGAGGAGAAGAAATCCGTATGCGATCAGGACGGCGCCGAACGAATGGACGCGCGCGAAACCCATCGCGCTCTGCTCGAGGACGGGGTTGCGCAGGTGGTCGTGCAGGGTCGTCTGGCTCAGCCCGTATAGCACGAGGAACTGCAGCGCGATCGCCGGCATCACGAGCGGAGTCATCAGCGGCCGCATCGATCCGCGAGCGTAACCGAGGCCCAGCCCGAGGAATGCAGCCAGCAGGCTTACATTCTTGTACAGGGCGAACAGCTGGAACATCGACGAGTGCCAGCGGATCAGCATCAGCTCGATGAACAGCCCGAGCGCACTGGCGAGCATGATCCAGGCGCCGAGCCGGGCCGGCTCGATTGTTTCCACGGCCTCGTCATGACGGTCGAGCGCAGCCGCCAGGCGCGGCCACCACCGCGAAGCGTTGCGGCTGGCAATCGTCCAGGCTGCCAGCAGCGAAAGCGGTACCGCCGAGAGGATGAGCGCGGTCGACAGATCGTCCAGGCCGTGGGTGAGCTCGCCGCCGACAAACAGCGCGATGCCGACGAGGAAGACGGGAGCGGCCGGCCACCGCGGCGCCGAAACGGAACTCGATAACGACATGGAAGAAGAACTTTTTACGCGAGATGGGCGAAGCCAGCCAGCCTATCGGCGCAAAGACTTGAAGAAGATCGTCGTCGGGCATGGCCTGCCGTCCGGCCACAGCGCGTAGTCCGGGATCTCGCCGCACCGCTGCCAGCCGCTGCGCGAGTAGAGCCGGTACGCGTCGCTGCCAGTCACGGTGTCGAGCACGAGGACCGTCCTGCCCGCCTCGAGAGCCTCGCGTTCGACTGCTGCAAGCAGCGCCGCGCCGATGCCGCAGCGACGCGCCCGTCGATGCACCTGCATCTTGGCGACGTCCGCGCGGTGAGGCTGGTTCTCGAAGGTCGCGGGAATCAACGTAACGGTGCCCACGATCCCGGCGGTGTCCTCGGCGACAAGCAGGATCTTCTCGCCGCGCGACACGCCCGCGGCGAGGCCGTGCCAGAAAGCGTGCGCGTTCTCGCGGGAGACGGGCTGCAGAAAACCGATCGAGGCGCCGCCTTCGACGCAGTCGATCGTGACATCGGCAAGACCACAGATGTCGTCCTCGCCGAGGATGTCGACGCGGCGGATTCGGAAGGCGGCGTTCTTTTTGTCATCGACGATCAAGAATGGCTCCTGTCGTGTGATCGCGCACACGTGCGAACCTTGCGTAAGCTCGGTGCGGGCTCAATGATCGCGCGCTCCATGAATGTCGAGTTCTTCGTGGTCGGCGTCGCGCTGATTCTTGTTTCCGCGGCGCTGTTCGTCTGGCGATCGCTGCCGCCGTGGATTCTCGCGGTCGCAGGGTTTGCTCTTGCGATGGCCGGCCGGCCGGGGATCCTTGGCATTCATCTCCGGCAGCCGCAGAGCGAGCGCGAGGCGTGCGAGTGGCGATGCGATGCCCTCTATGGACATCGCAATGAGCTGGGCTCGAAGTTCGCGCTCTGTGTCGGGACCTGTCCGTAAGACATCCTGCCTGGCAACCGACGTCGGCTACTGTCGCATCCTCGCGCACACCACCGCTGTCCTCATTTACACTTTACGCGTCGCGGAAGTAGGACTCGAGGATGGGGAGCGGGCGAAAAGCTCGTGCCTGGGTGCACGGCCTTGCGAGTTTCGGGCTGGCCCGCTTGGCGGTGCCTGCTGCGCTCGGGTCGCTGCTGGCGCGCGACGTCAATGCAGCAGACGCAACTCCACCTGCATCACCGGCACCGATCGCCGCGAACGCCGGCTACGTCGGCAGCGCGTCGTGCCGTCCATGCCATGAAGCCCAGTACGTGGCGTGGAAAGGCTCGGATCACGACCTCGCCATGCAGGACGCAACCGAGGCGACCGTTCTCGGCGACTTCGACGGCGCAGCCATAGACGTCCACGGCGTGACGTCCACGTTCAGCCGGCGCGACGGCGGATTCCATGTCCGAACCGATGGACCCGACGGTGCTCTGGCCGACTACACGGTGAAGTACACGTTCGGCGTGCGCCCGCTGCAGCAGTATCTCGTCGAATTTCCGGGCGGGCGGCTGCAGGCTTTGCCACTCGCCTGGGACTCGCGCTCGAAGCAGGACGGCGGGCAGCGCTGGTTTCACCTGTACCCGAACGAAAAGATCGACCATACCGACCAGCTCCACTGGACCGGCCTGTACCAGAACTGGAATCTCCAGTGCGCGTCGTGCCATTCGACCAACCTGCGCAAGAGCTACGATTCGAAGTCTGGCGGCTATGCGACCACGTGGGCCGAGATGAATGTCGCGTGCGAAAGCTGCCACGGGGCGGGCGCCGACCACGTGGCATGGGCGACAGACGCGCACCCTCCGTACGCGGCCGAGGACGCGAAAGGACTACGGGTGCTGCTGCGACGCCCGAAAGACGCGTGGCGATTCGAATCGGCCGATGCGCGCTATGCGACGCAGGATCCCGCTGCAGCGGCCGATCGCGCGGCGGCGAGCAAACGCATGAACGTCTGCGCGGCGTGCCATGCGCGGCGATCGGCGATCACGGAAGATTCAGTCCCCGGCGCGCCGCTCGAAGACTCGCAGCGCCTGCATCTGCTGACCGAGCCGCTCTACTTCGCCGACGGCCAGCAGCACGACGAAGTCTATACCTGGGGATCTTTCCTGCAGAGCAAGATGTTCGTGCGCGGAGTCACCTGCACCGATTGCCACGATGCACATACGCTCAAAACACGGGGGCAAGGCAATGCGCTGTGCGCGCAGTGCCACAACCCGGCCGTGTTCGACACCACGGCGCATCATTTTCACCAGAGCGGCAGCAAGGGTGCCGAGTGCGTCGCGTGCCACATGCCTTCGCGCAACTACATGGTGATCGATGCACGGCGCGATCACTCGCTGCGCGTGCCGCGCCCCGATCTGGCCGGGACGCTCGGTACGCCCGACGCGTGCAGCGGATGCCATACGGATCGAACGCCGAAGTGGGCCGCCGATACGATGGACACCTGGTACGGCGCCAAGTGGAGAAGCCGACCGGAAAGCGGCTCGACGCTGCACAAATCCGTGACCGACGGCGCGCGGGCGCTGCCGTCCCTGCTCGCTCTCGCCGGCGACGCCTCGCGGCCGGCGATCATTCGCGCCACGGCGGCTGACCTGGCCGCGGCCGTGGTCCGCCCCGACGCCTTGTCGCCGGCGCGCGCGCTGCTGGCAGATCCCGATGCGATGATCCGTAGCTCCGCGCTGGAGCTGCTCGAGCCGTTTGACGCTGACATACGGACGACTGCGGTTGCTCCGCTGCTCACGGATCCGATCCGGGCCGTTCGCACCGAAGCGGCGCGCATCCTGGCCGATGTCCCGGATGAAAAGCTTTTGCCGGAGCAGCGTCCGGCGCGCGAATCCGCACGCAACGAATATCTTGCGTCCCTGCAGATGGATGCCGATTGGCCGGCGGCTCTCGCCAACCTCGGTAACTTCCGGCTTCGCGAGGGGCACACGGACGAAGCGATCACCGCGTATCGGCGTGCGTTGACCCTCGATCCGCATTTCGCAGGCGCCTACGTCAATCTTGCCGATGCGTTGCGCGCGCAGGGCAACGACGTCGATGGCGAGAAGACGCTGCGGCTCGGGCTCGCCGCCCTGCCCGACTCAGCGGCCCTGCATCACGCGCTCGGTCTGCTTCTGGTGCGAGACGGCGACAAGGCGACCGGCAGTGAAGAGCTCGCCAAGGCGGCCAATCTCGAGCCCGCGAGCGCGCGCTACGCTTACGTCAATGCGGTGGCGCTGCAGTCGGCGGGAAAAACGGCAGAAGCACTCGCTGCGCTCGTCGACGCCGACCGGCGTCACCCCTACGACCTCGACATCCTCGGCGCCCTGGTTTCGATCCATCTCGACGCCGGCCATCCGGAGGCGGTGCTCCCGTACGCACGAAAGATCGCGGAAGTGCTTCCCGACGATCCCGCCGTCCGCCAGTTGCTTGGGCGGCTCGAAAACGCGACTTCACCGCAGCCGCATCTGTAAAAAAACGGAATGACCGCATGAAAATCGATACCTTCGCGCGAGCGGTGACGC
This sequence is a window from Candidatus Limnocylindrales bacterium. Protein-coding genes within it:
- a CDS encoding DUF6600 domain-containing protein, which codes for MGYWPRWSHVMNAIGISFQSPAITRSVLLAIFLGCSSGALIVDLAMPRDAVAQIVDDSYFYEELAPYGEWYFQADFGWVWRPLRVAVDWRPYTEGQWVWADDVGWTWASYEPWGWATYHYGRWYFDPIYGWTWVPGRIWAPAWVDWRIESGYVGWAPLWPVYFDIYPEYRWDHWGYDDDWGHRHRGRDWDRWVFCRDRDFTSPRISRVMLRDRAERDRVYERSRDVTRWDGDSPDRIGHSIDRSTIERVAAHPVRQVRLENADRPTRGALKGDRFEVFRPRIEERSDKTPDRLGIAKAPREVRQADTIRQEKARLDRVPAREKAAVTAQRGPREKDNERGGAPELIEREDNRRGFGNAGTPTVGTSRGQATGRDRNEQRLWPTGEQEETRGRGDTAPGQERVAPRGRGDATTGLEVTPRGGRAAGGDDRAPRGRGVDREEEVMQPSERTHGAAPMRRDDNLNRREPASRGRSVESDRSSPARIERSERQPAQREIPARRPERESAPQQQRMQQHFQQERMQQQERMQPQRFQQERMQQQRFQQERMQQQRIPQQRMQQPRMPQSEPHMMRQSEPRGYQNEPRMMRQSEPRSMQVEPRMQHQSQPAMQHSERGSASQDFGPRSPQSGQFGPAHGRH
- a CDS encoding DUF1328 domain-containing protein, producing the protein MLHYAIVFFVVALIAAVLGFNGVAGLSAQIGWLFAVLAVVFLAVALLSGRGGRNITV
- a CDS encoding GNAT family N-acetyltransferase, which gives rise to MIVDDKKNAAFRIRRVDILGEDDICGLADVTIDCVEGGASIGFLQPVSRENAHAFWHGLAAGVSRGEKILLVAEDTAGIVGTVTLIPATFENQPHRADVAKMQVHRRARRCGIGAALLAAVEREALEAGRTVLVLDTVTGSDAYRLYSRSGWQRCGEIPDYALWPDGRPCPTTIFFKSLRR
- a CDS encoding CsbD family protein; this encodes MNWDQVEGNWKEFMGGVKERWGKLTDDELTTIGGKRDRLAGMLQKKYGMAKDAVEDEIAKFESELDDRGSFKH
- a CDS encoding tetratricopeptide repeat protein, with amino-acid sequence MPAALGSLLARDVNAADATPPASPAPIAANAGYVGSASCRPCHEAQYVAWKGSDHDLAMQDATEATVLGDFDGAAIDVHGVTSTFSRRDGGFHVRTDGPDGALADYTVKYTFGVRPLQQYLVEFPGGRLQALPLAWDSRSKQDGGQRWFHLYPNEKIDHTDQLHWTGLYQNWNLQCASCHSTNLRKSYDSKSGGYATTWAEMNVACESCHGAGADHVAWATDAHPPYAAEDAKGLRVLLRRPKDAWRFESADARYATQDPAAAADRAAASKRMNVCAACHARRSAITEDSVPGAPLEDSQRLHLLTEPLYFADGQQHDEVYTWGSFLQSKMFVRGVTCTDCHDAHTLKTRGQGNALCAQCHNPAVFDTTAHHFHQSGSKGAECVACHMPSRNYMVIDARRDHSLRVPRPDLAGTLGTPDACSGCHTDRTPKWAADTMDTWYGAKWRSRPESGSTLHKSVTDGARALPSLLALAGDASRPAIIRATAADLAAAVVRPDALSPARALLADPDAMIRSSALELLEPFDADIRTTAVAPLLTDPIRAVRTEAARILADVPDEKLLPEQRPARESARNEYLASLQMDADWPAALANLGNFRLREGHTDEAITAYRRALTLDPHFAGAYVNLADALRAQGNDVDGEKTLRLGLAALPDSAALHHALGLLLVRDGDKATGSEELAKAANLEPASARYAYVNAVALQSAGKTAEALAALVDADRRHPYDLDILGALVSIHLDAGHPEAVLPYARKIAEVLPDDPAVRQLLGRLENATSPQPHL